The Aequorivita sublithincola DSM 14238 genome window below encodes:
- a CDS encoding rod shape-determining protein yields the protein MGFFDFLTEEIAIDLGTANTLIIHNDKVVVDAPSIVARDRTTGKIIAVGREAAMMQGKTHENIKTIRPLKDGVIADFDASEKMINMFISDIPALKKKWLKPSLRMVICIPSGITEVEMRAVKESAERVNGKEVYLIHEPMAAAIGIGVDIMQPKGNMVVDIGGGTTEIAVIALGGIVCDKSVKIAGDVFTNDIVYYMRTQHNLYVGERTAEKIKIQIGAATEDLELPPDEMDVQGRDLLTGKPKQVQTSYREIAKALDKSILRIEDAVMETLSQTPPELAADIYNTGIYLAGGGSMLRGLDKRLSQKTDLPVYIAEDPLRAVVRGTGICLKNLAKYKSVLIK from the coding sequence ATGGGATTTTTTGACTTCCTAACTGAAGAAATAGCCATTGACCTTGGTACCGCAAATACCCTGATTATTCACAACGATAAAGTAGTTGTAGACGCTCCATCCATCGTTGCGCGCGACCGCACAACTGGAAAAATAATTGCTGTTGGCCGCGAAGCCGCGATGATGCAGGGAAAAACACACGAAAACATAAAAACCATCCGTCCGCTAAAAGATGGTGTAATTGCAGATTTTGATGCAAGTGAAAAGATGATAAACATGTTTATCAGCGATATTCCTGCGTTAAAAAAGAAGTGGCTGAAACCTTCCTTGCGAATGGTTATCTGTATTCCAAGCGGAATTACCGAAGTGGAAATGCGCGCAGTAAAAGAAAGTGCTGAACGTGTTAACGGAAAAGAAGTTTATTTGATACACGAACCAATGGCAGCTGCGATTGGTATTGGTGTTGACATAATGCAACCAAAAGGAAATATGGTTGTGGATATAGGAGGTGGAACTACTGAAATTGCCGTAATCGCTCTTGGTGGAATTGTTTGTGACAAATCCGTTAAAATTGCTGGTGACGTTTTCACGAATGATATTGTGTATTATATGCGGACTCAACACAACCTTTATGTGGGTGAGCGTACTGCTGAAAAAATTAAAATCCAAATTGGTGCGGCTACTGAAGATCTTGAACTTCCGCCAGACGAAATGGACGTTCAAGGACGAGATTTGCTTACTGGAAAACCGAAGCAGGTTCAGACTTCTTACAGAGAAATTGCAAAAGCTTTAGACAAATCTATCCTTCGAATTGAGGATGCGGTTATGGAAACCCTTTCACAAACGCCTCCAGAACTTGCCGCAGATATTTATAACACTGGTATTTATCTTGCTGGTGGTGGTTCGATGCTACGTGGTTTAGACAAAAGACTTTCGCAAAAAACGGATCTTCCGGTTTATATTGCCGAAGACCCGTTGCGTGCAGTTGTCCGTGGAACAGGAATTTGCTTGAAAAACCTTGCCAAATACAAGAGTGTGTTGATTAAATAA
- the mreC gene encoding rod shape-determining protein MreC — protein sequence MQQIIFFFIRNKNFLLFAVLFIISVGLTIQTHNYHNDKYISSANYITGGVYTFRNNITDYFSLAKENDQLLQENLILRKKLDLFKETEVFGKLDSTILQNKYEYFTARVINNNYSKTKNQLTLDKGRNDSITIDLGVISSKGIVGIVSDVSENYSTVQSILNTKSRINAKHKKSGHFGSLKWNTEDPNVVQLVDIPRLAPLKKGDTIVTGGRSTIFPEGILIGTVKDFHLDNDDNYYYVNIDLFNNMTSLEHVYLIKNYEAEEIKELEKAVEDEE from the coding sequence ATGCAGCAGATTATATTTTTCTTCATTCGGAATAAAAATTTCCTGTTGTTTGCTGTGCTTTTTATTATTTCTGTTGGCTTAACAATTCAAACACACAATTACCACAACGATAAATACATTAGCTCCGCCAATTATATTACAGGCGGCGTTTATACCTTCAGAAATAATATAACCGATTATTTTTCATTGGCGAAAGAAAATGATCAGCTGCTTCAGGAAAATTTAATACTTCGGAAAAAACTGGATTTATTTAAGGAAACTGAAGTTTTTGGAAAATTAGATAGTACTATTCTTCAAAACAAGTACGAATATTTCACTGCGCGGGTAATCAACAATAATTATTCAAAAACGAAGAACCAACTTACGCTGGATAAGGGTAGGAATGACAGCATAACAATTGATTTGGGCGTCATTTCTTCAAAAGGAATTGTAGGTATTGTAAGTGATGTTTCAGAAAATTATTCGACTGTTCAATCCATTCTGAATACCAAAAGTAGAATTAATGCAAAACATAAAAAATCAGGGCATTTCGGCTCGCTTAAATGGAACACAGAAGATCCAAATGTAGTTCAGTTGGTGGATATTCCACGTCTTGCACCACTAAAAAAAGGTGATACAATTGTTACTGGCGGGCGTTCAACGATTTTTCCTGAAGGAATTTTAATCGGGACCGTAAAAGATTTTCACTTGGATAATGACGACAACTATTATTATGTAAACATTGATTTATTCAATAATATGACAAGTCTGGAGCACGTTTATTTAATAAAAAACTACGAAGCCGAAGAAATAAAGGAACTGGAGAAAGCTGTGGAAGATGAAGAATAA
- the mrdA gene encoding penicillin-binding protein 2, whose product MRKVILIALVLTSGVIFAARLFYLQVLDSSSDSLYQNSAIKVMYDYPQRGYMFDRNDKLLVSNQPSYDVMVIPREVKTLDTLEFCNLLKISKEDFIEIMKKAKRESPRSPSVVIPQFNKADYASLSEKMYKYQGFYIQRRSLREYQVDHSANVMGYIAEVNNAIIEKNPYYQMGELIGTVGVEKEYEEVLRGVKGVKYIQKDRFNRDIGPYKEGIFDTLPERGSDVQLTIDAALQKYGQELMVHKRGGIVAIEPATGEILALITAPSYDPSLLVGRDRSKNFTKLWYDTIGKPLYDRVLMGEYPPGSPFKTLTALVGLQENAIGVDDVVTCTGGYHFGRRVLRCHHRGPVAMISGIANSCNTYFCTVYKRMMDTYPTPQEGIDAWRKDLMSFGLGDFLGYDLPSGKRGNIPTSKYYNKIHDFPVHNWSSLATISNAIGQGEVLLTPIQMANFTAAIANRGYYYTPHVIKNIIGPDTIPAKFKEKHHTTVDPKYFEPVVEGMFQVYERGTAASIRVPGIEVCGKTGTAENYTKIDGKRVQLTDHSIFVAFAPKDNPKIAIAVFVENGYWGSRWAGRIAGLMIEKYLKGEITRTDMEKYVLAGNLEAEYAKQYSGQPFSINH is encoded by the coding sequence GTGAGAAAAGTAATCCTTATAGCCTTGGTTTTAACAAGTGGCGTTATTTTCGCCGCTAGACTTTTCTATTTACAAGTTTTAGATTCTTCCTCAGATTCGCTTTACCAGAACAGCGCCATTAAGGTAATGTACGATTATCCGCAACGCGGATATATGTTTGATCGTAACGACAAGCTTTTAGTATCTAACCAACCGTCTTATGACGTTATGGTTATACCTAGAGAAGTAAAAACCCTAGATACTCTTGAGTTTTGCAATCTTTTGAAAATTTCGAAAGAAGATTTCATAGAAATTATGAAAAAAGCAAAAAGGGAGTCACCACGATCTCCTTCTGTTGTAATTCCACAGTTTAATAAAGCCGATTACGCTTCCCTTTCGGAAAAAATGTACAAATACCAAGGGTTTTACATTCAGAGACGTTCGCTTCGTGAATATCAAGTAGATCATTCAGCAAACGTGATGGGTTATATTGCTGAAGTGAATAACGCCATCATTGAAAAAAACCCGTACTATCAAATGGGGGAACTCATTGGTACTGTTGGCGTTGAAAAGGAATATGAAGAAGTTTTACGCGGTGTGAAAGGTGTAAAGTATATTCAGAAAGATCGCTTTAACAGAGACATTGGGCCTTATAAAGAAGGCATATTTGATACCCTACCAGAACGCGGGAGCGATGTTCAATTAACAATTGATGCAGCGCTTCAAAAATACGGACAAGAGTTGATGGTTCATAAACGCGGCGGCATCGTGGCCATTGAACCCGCAACTGGCGAAATACTTGCCTTAATTACCGCACCAAGTTATGACCCTTCACTTTTGGTGGGTCGCGATCGTTCCAAAAATTTTACGAAATTATGGTATGACACCATTGGCAAACCTTTATATGATAGGGTTTTGATGGGAGAATATCCTCCAGGATCACCTTTTAAAACGCTTACAGCTTTAGTTGGACTACAAGAAAATGCCATAGGGGTAGATGATGTTGTTACATGTACAGGCGGCTATCATTTTGGAAGAAGGGTTTTGAGGTGCCACCACAGAGGTCCTGTTGCAATGATTTCTGGTATTGCTAATTCCTGTAATACATACTTCTGTACAGTTTATAAAAGAATGATGGACACATACCCAACGCCACAAGAAGGTATTGATGCCTGGCGAAAAGATCTTATGAGTTTTGGTCTTGGCGACTTTTTGGGTTACGATCTCCCTAGCGGTAAGAGAGGTAATATTCCTACTTCAAAATACTACAATAAAATTCACGATTTTCCAGTACACAATTGGTCTTCTTTGGCAACAATCTCTAATGCCATTGGTCAAGGCGAAGTGTTGCTTACACCAATTCAAATGGCGAATTTTACTGCCGCTATTGCTAACAGAGGCTACTATTATACACCTCACGTTATTAAAAATATAATTGGACCAGATACTATTCCTGCTAAATTTAAAGAAAAGCATCACACCACTGTTGACCCCAAATATTTTGAACCTGTAGTTGAGGGAATGTTTCAAGTTTATGAACGCGGTACCGCTGCTTCAATACGAGTTCCAGGAATTGAAGTTTGTGGGAAAACGGGAACTGCAGAAAATTATACTAAAATTGATGGCAAACGAGTACAACTTACAGACCACTCTATTTTTGTTGCGTTCGCACCAAAAGACAATCCAAAAATAGCCATCGCTGTTTTTGTTGAAAATGGGTATTGGGGCTCGCGTTGGGCGGGAAGAATTGCCGGACTTATGATTGAAAAATATCTAAAAGGCGAAATAACCCGAACCGATATGGAAAAATATGTGCTGGCAGGAAATCTTGAAGCGGAATATGCCAAACAATACAGCGGTCAACCCTTTTCAATAAACCACTAA
- the rodA gene encoding rod shape-determining protein RodA, producing the protein MAATRSYVRFDWLIICIYIALVSMGWINIYSASLSDAAQGFFDFDQIYGKQMIWIGLSIILIIFVLAIESKFYENYASVIYIASLLSLLGLFVFGTTIAGTTAWYDFGGTRLQPSEFAKIATALALSKYVSDIQTNMQKLKHQIAAFVILALPVILIIMQPDPGSVLVYAAFVFPLYREGLHGVYLLLALFAIVLFVSTLAFGTIWVALAILLIAGAIFYKNRKRRPNIIKYILIAVSCIVFAFSVSYIFNNVFKQHHRDRFNIVLGKEVDARGIGYNTNQSEIAISNGGWLGKGWTQGTQTKGNFVPEQHTDYIFSTVGEEWGFLGSMVVVLLFIALITRIIFRAEKQKNQFGRVYGYSVAAILFLHFFVNIGMVLGIFPTVGIPLPFFSYGGSALWGFTIMLFIFVKLDGANSHYA; encoded by the coding sequence ATGGCAGCAACTAGAAGTTACGTCCGTTTTGATTGGTTAATTATTTGTATATATATCGCCTTGGTTTCGATGGGATGGATAAATATTTATTCTGCCTCTCTAAGTGATGCCGCTCAAGGTTTTTTTGATTTTGACCAGATTTATGGCAAACAGATGATTTGGATTGGGCTAAGCATTATCCTAATTATTTTTGTTCTGGCTATTGAGTCTAAATTTTATGAAAACTACGCCAGTGTTATTTACATCGCGTCCTTACTTTCACTCCTTGGTTTATTCGTATTTGGAACTACCATTGCTGGAACTACGGCTTGGTATGACTTCGGCGGAACACGTTTACAACCAAGTGAATTTGCCAAAATTGCAACAGCGCTGGCCTTATCTAAATATGTGAGCGATATTCAGACAAATATGCAGAAATTAAAACACCAAATTGCAGCTTTTGTTATACTTGCGCTTCCAGTTATATTGATTATTATGCAACCAGATCCTGGTAGTGTTTTGGTGTACGCTGCTTTTGTTTTTCCTCTTTATAGAGAAGGCTTGCATGGGGTTTATCTGCTTTTGGCGCTTTTCGCAATAGTTCTTTTTGTATCTACACTCGCTTTTGGGACAATTTGGGTAGCCTTGGCAATTTTATTAATAGCTGGAGCCATCTTTTATAAAAATAGAAAAAGAAGACCGAATATCATAAAATACATTTTGATTGCTGTAAGTTGTATTGTCTTTGCATTTTCAGTAAGCTACATTTTCAACAATGTATTTAAACAACACCATCGCGATCGTTTTAATATTGTTTTAGGAAAGGAAGTTGATGCGCGCGGTATTGGTTATAACACAAATCAAAGTGAAATTGCCATCAGCAACGGCGGTTGGCTGGGCAAAGGTTGGACTCAAGGCACACAGACAAAAGGTAACTTCGTGCCCGAGCAACATACAGATTATATTTTCAGCACCGTAGGTGAAGAATGGGGGTTTTTGGGAAGTATGGTTGTGGTTTTATTATTTATAGCCTTAATAACACGAATTATTTTTAGAGCAGAAAAACAGAAAAACCAATTTGGAAGAGTTTATGGCTATAGCGTCGCAGCTATCCTCTTTCTTCATTTTTTTGTGAATATTGGGATGGTTTTGGGTATTTTCCCAACCGTAGGAATTCCGCTACCATTTTTTAGCTACGGTGGCTCGGCACTTTGGGGCTTCACTATTATGCTATTTATTTTTGTGAAACTGGATGGAGCAAATTCGCATTATGCGTAG
- a CDS encoding DNA/RNA non-specific endonuclease: MNRKYIYPLVIIIVTVALYYADDFIDSDTKSTSKTSSTTQRNSEEFGESFLPASTTGAIVKHNAFTLSYSEENEQSEWVAYELKKSDLSKNEFERPYFEIDNKVKTISADWRNYKNSGYDRGHLCPAGDRKMSFEAYNETFLTSNISPQNHNFNAGIWNRLEQKVRYWAQKYDGVYVVTGGVLKGNMNTIGDENVSVPNQFYKIVVDVTDGKHKAIAFLIPNKASDKSFYKYAVSIDEIEAITKIDFFPNLPFPIEDDMEAMLDLKAWGRK, encoded by the coding sequence ATGAACCGAAAATACATATACCCTTTAGTAATTATCATCGTTACAGTCGCATTATATTATGCCGATGATTTTATCGATAGCGATACTAAATCTACCTCGAAAACTTCAAGCACTACACAGCGCAATTCCGAAGAATTTGGCGAATCATTTCTTCCAGCATCAACCACCGGAGCCATTGTTAAACACAACGCTTTCACACTTTCTTATTCCGAAGAAAATGAGCAGTCAGAATGGGTTGCTTATGAATTGAAAAAATCTGACCTTTCAAAAAACGAATTTGAACGACCTTATTTTGAAATAGATAATAAGGTGAAAACAATTTCAGCAGATTGGCGAAACTATAAAAATTCGGGCTACGATCGCGGACATCTTTGTCCTGCGGGAGATAGAAAAATGTCTTTTGAAGCGTATAACGAAACATTTTTAACCAGTAATATAAGCCCACAAAATCACAATTTTAATGCTGGAATTTGGAATCGATTGGAACAAAAAGTTCGCTATTGGGCACAAAAATATGATGGAGTTTACGTTGTAACTGGCGGCGTTTTAAAAGGAAATATGAATACTATTGGCGATGAAAATGTTTCGGTTCCTAACCAATTTTATAAGATCGTGGTAGACGTTACCGATGGCAAACATAAAGCCATTGCATTTCTAATTCCGAATAAAGCTTCCGATAAATCTTTTTATAAATACGCAGTTTCAATTGATGAAATAGAGGCAATTACTAAAATTGACTTTTTCCCAAACTTGCCATTTCCTATTGAAGATGATATGGAGGCAATGTTAGATTTAAAAGCGTGGGGAAGGAAATAA
- a CDS encoding ABC transporter permease, whose protein sequence is MKNSTSLTRIALQKFKKNFWGVFSLGFLMVCVLVAIFAYALAPDNSQNANQMHLSIHSKNPGFSVKMLTIPVAVEAQNSVSVFFFGKKNADTEIPVSKFSLNQNSIEITEYTPDGTEGLQKEYSLSLFPNASSVKEIPKKYISEKKFLLGTDKYGRDLLSRMLIGIRISLAIGFVAVFISLVIGITMGAIAGYFGGKVDAAIMWLINVTWSIPTLLLVIAITLALGKGFWQVFIAVGLTMWVEVARVVRGQVMGVKQMQYVTAARALGFNDFRIIVKHILPNSMAPVIIISAANFAGAILIESGLSFLGIGAQPPMPSWGGIIKDHYAYIILGKPYLALIPGLAIMSLVTAFMLIGNALRDAMDVRNSQ, encoded by the coding sequence GTGAAAAACTCAACTTCATTAACTAGAATAGCGCTCCAAAAGTTCAAAAAAAACTTTTGGGGCGTTTTTAGTTTGGGGTTTTTAATGGTCTGCGTTTTGGTTGCGATTTTTGCGTACGCTTTGGCACCAGATAATTCGCAGAATGCAAACCAAATGCACCTTTCTATCCATTCCAAAAATCCCGGTTTTTCGGTTAAGATGTTAACCATTCCCGTAGCTGTTGAAGCGCAAAATTCAGTATCAGTTTTCTTCTTCGGAAAAAAGAATGCAGATACAGAAATTCCTGTTTCTAAATTTTCTTTAAATCAAAACTCGATTGAAATCACAGAATATACCCCAGATGGAACTGAAGGGCTTCAAAAGGAATATTCACTTTCGTTATTTCCAAATGCATCGTCCGTAAAGGAAATTCCGAAGAAATACATTTCAGAAAAGAAATTCCTTCTTGGTACTGATAAATACGGCCGGGACCTATTGAGCAGAATGCTTATTGGAATTCGGATTTCATTAGCTATTGGTTTTGTAGCGGTTTTTATTTCTTTGGTTATTGGAATCACGATGGGAGCCATAGCAGGCTATTTTGGAGGAAAAGTAGATGCCGCAATTATGTGGCTTATAAATGTTACTTGGTCCATCCCAACTTTACTTTTGGTAATTGCGATCACTTTGGCGCTAGGTAAAGGTTTTTGGCAGGTTTTTATCGCCGTTGGGCTCACAATGTGGGTGGAAGTCGCGCGCGTGGTCCGCGGGCAGGTTATGGGCGTAAAACAGATGCAATACGTTACAGCTGCACGAGCTTTGGGCTTTAATGATTTCAGGATAATTGTAAAACATATTTTGCCGAATAGTATGGCGCCAGTAATTATAATTTCCGCGGCCAATTTTGCGGGAGCTATTCTTATTGAAAGCGGACTTTCATTTTTGGGAATCGGAGCTCAACCGCCAATGCCAAGTTGGGGCGGAATCATAAAAGACCACTACGCCTACATTATTTTGGGGAAACCGTATTTAGCGCTCATTCCTGGATTGGCAATTATGAGTTTGGTTACTGCTTTTATGTTGATAGGAAATGCACTTAGGGATGCGATGGATGTGAGGAATAGTCAATAA